A segment of the Deltaproteobacteria bacterium genome:
TACCCTTGGAACAATTTGAAATCAACGAATTTGAGTTAGTCGGGATAGTCTCCGGTTCAGGAGTTAAAAAGGCCATGGTCCAGGACATGACCGGAAAGGGATTTTTAGTGCAGGTAGGAAGCCGAATAGGTAAAAAGGGGGGGAAAGTAATCCGGATTGCCGACAAGGAAGTCATTATCGAGGAACCTTTTCAGGATTTCTTAGGCCGAAAAGGTGTCCGGAAAATTTCTTTAAAGATGCCTCAACAATGAGAAACAATAAACTGCACCATTTATTATTGAGAGCTGACATGAACAGACACAGAAGACTGATCCTTACCTTTTTTACAGGCTTGTTGTTTTTTCTTTTTGGTTCCGGAGATAATGGTTTTTCTCTCTGGGCTAAAAGCAAAAACCCCTCCCCGAAACCGCGCTTACTGCTGATAGAGGACCAGGTCCTACCGGATCGCTTGCGGGTTATCCTTAAAACAAGCCTGCCCGTTTCCCATCGTTCTTTTATCCTCACCGCACCCTACCGGGTGGTGGTCGACTTGAGTCCCTGTGTTTTGGAGAAGGGCCATTCTTTTAAGATTAAAGACCCCTTGATTGAAGGATTGAGATTTTCCCAATTCAACAAAAAGACGGTCCGGATTGTTTTCACCTTTTCCCAACCTGCGACCTATCACATTTCCACCCAAAAAGAAAAAGGCTATTTCCTTTTTGCAGACTTTCCCAAAATCGAACCTTTAATGGCGAAACCCCTTCCCCCCAAAAAGGACCGGGATTATCTGCCGGAGATGACTATCGAGGAATTCAAAAAGGAAAAAAATATCCAGGAATATCGTCACAAGGAGGAAAAATCCCTTTCAAAAAAACCCCTCGTCACCTTTGATTTTTATATGACCAATCTCCACAATGTCCTGCGTCTAATCGGCGAAACCGGGGGAGTCAATATCGTGGTCGGGGATGATGTCAAGGAAAAAAAGGTGACCTTAAGCCTGAAAGAAGTCCCCTGGGACGAAGCCCTGGATTCCATCCTGGATGCGAATAATCTTAAAAAGGACAGCCGTGGTGAAAAAACTTTTTTGATAATCACGACGGAGAATTATAAAAAAATACTGGACGATCAAAACAAAAGGCACCTGGAGGCCCAGAAAAGGGAAGAGGAATCCTTGAAAAATGAAGAGCGTCGCCAAAAAGTCGGAAAAGTTCTCTGGAACACCAGGGAATTCCAGATCAAATACGTGGATGTAAAGTTGGTGGAAGACCTGATTCAGGGATCGCTCGAAAAAGAAAAGAAGATGGCCAGTGAAAAACAGCCCGGTAGCGAAAAGGTGACCCTGACGGAAACCACCAGGATCCTGGGATCTAATGTGCATGTCATCAGTGTGCCCCATACCAATATCCTGATTGCTAGAGGGCTTGACCGGGAGCTGAATTATATAGAAAACCTGATAAAAAAGATTGACCAGCCCATTTCCCAGGTCATGATCGAGGCCCGTATTGTCGAAGCCGATGCCAATTTCACCAGGGACTTGGGGATTCGCTGGGGAGGGGCTTATTCCTTCGCCAATGCCTCCGGGCCTTTTGCCGGGACCATTCGAGGTACGGAAACGGTGACGGGAACCGGCAATAATTATGCCGTCAACCTTCCGTTTACCACTGCCTCTACCGCTTTTGGCGGTCTTGGCTTTACTTTTGCGTCAACGAACTTGAATATCGATGCCCGCATTCAAGCTATGGAGCAAGCCGGCAGGGGAAGGACCATATCTTCCCCCAAGGTATTAACCCTTGACAACAAAGAGGCGACTATCAAACAGGGGCAATCGATTCCAGTGACGACACGAGATCAAAACAATACCTTTTCCACCACCTACAAAGATGCCGCTCTGGTCCTTTCCGTTACCCCCCATATTTCCAATATTAAAAAAATCCGGATCAAGGTGAAAATTTCTAAAAATGAACCGGATTTTACCAAAGTGGATTCCCTGGGAAATCCGACTATTAATACCAAAGAAACAGACACGGAAATGATGGTCAATGATGGGGATACGGTCGTGATCGGCGGGATCCTTTTTAAAAAGGAAACTTATCTGGAAAACAAGGTTCCTGGCCTGGCGGATATCCCTCTCTTGGGCTGGCTTTTCAAAACCCGTTACAAAACCACCCAGGACTCCGAACTGCTTATTTTTATCACCCCTAAAATATTTAAAACCTCCCTTTCCGAACGATTTAGCGGGGAGAATTAGGAATAGGTCCAAGGTGCAGGGTTCAAGGTTTGATGACTATGTAAACACTCGTCATTCCCGCTTGAAACTTGCATCTTGCAACTTTTTTTGTTCTAAAACGGCAGGGATTTATTCTGGGGATCAATAATATAACGGACCCGGACCTCAGGCTCGGCCGATGGTTCGGACAAAATAGTAAAGAAAAGATAATTGGTAGTCCCCTTTTTAACGGAAAAGGATTTCAAAAGGGTCTTATATTGATTTTTAGGCGGAATTTTGGAGAAGCTGAAAAAAATCGAATGAGGGCCTTCTTCTATCCCATTGTCAAACCAGATCGTATCGGCAGCAAACCCGCTCAGTATATCGTGGTATTCCTTTTTCTTCGACCCCTCCCAATCGGTAATGATTGTTAGTTCCTTATCATCCAGCCAACAGGTAAAGTCACTGTTGGATTTTGTCTTCAAGCCCGGATCTTGAACAGCTTCCGACAGGGTTCTGGAGGCAATCACCGGAGATGAATTTTTGTCAGGTCCAGGACTTCTCTCTTTCTCTTTGACCGAAAGAGAAACAATAACCAAACGCCCTTTCGGCACCTGGGGACGTCGAATAACGGTTAATGCCCGGGAAATCTCCTGCGGGGACAGAATCGGGCCGAGAAACTGCTCTGTTGAAATGTCGCTTCTACCGCTTTCCGTTTCAACCAGGTTTATGGGTTCATAAAAAGGGATCAGGTTTACTGAAACTTTCAATTGGTTCCCAGGAGTCGGGCTGACCTGCCCGGTAATAACCAAATCGACCGGAAAGGCCTTAAAGTTTTTTACCAGGTCCTGCTGGAAATTTCTCTGAGAAGTGACCCGCCATGAAGGATCCGAAGCGAGGCTGGTTTTCAGGCTTTGGCTGGCAGGGTGCTCTTTCCCGTAAACATGAAATTGTTTTTCTTTATCGAGGGCCGCCCGTATGGCCGTAGCGATCTCCTCTCCGATGACGATTTCTTCCCCGGAGGGATTATCAAAATCAGCGATAAGGACCCCGATAACCGGTCTTTTCTGATAATCAAAGATCAGGTGGGCGGCTCGGAAAGAAATGGCCTGGGTCAGTTTCTGGATAAAGGCTGTTTTGATCTCTTGCGGATTCGGTTGGTTAACCGGGGCTGCGGATTGTTGGGCCGAGGCGGTTCCCATCGTCCCCCCCCAACCAAACAAACCGAAAAAAGCCACCACAAAAAAGAGGAAATTCTTCATCTGATCCCGCATGGTTTTCTCTTCCTTTTCGGTTAATTCTCCGGGAAATAAATCCGGTCTCCAACCACCACTTCTCTTTGGCTGGAAACAATCTCACAGAGCAATAGACTTTGCCCGGTGATCTCCAGGATAATCACCTGGCCTACTTTGGTGAATAAAAAATCCTTATTATCTTTCCCGGACAAAATGGCTGGCTGAAAAATCTCCAGGAGATCCCCTTTTTTAACCGGGCGGGCCTGGTCTAAAGACACAAAAATCTTGTCGCCGGCCGACAGGGCTTGCTTTCTCTCTTCCATCGGAGCCGCAATGGTCCCCGCCAATTGGGAAATAGGGCGTACTTCCTGGGATACCCCAAAAGCATAGATCAAAGAACTGAAAAAAGAGAGGAGCAGAACAACTCCTTTTAAGGTCCGATGGTTCTTAAAGATCATGGGTTGCCTCTCAACTTTCCCCGGCCGACACCAGGGGAGCGGGTATGAATAGGTGGTTATTTTTTTTGAAGGCATCGGTTAATTCCGAAAACCCTCCGACATGGAGGGCGGCGGTCAACTCTTCATTTTTATAAGCTACTAAAGGCACCCCGGCACTCAAGGCGGTTTGGGCATCCACTTCCGAATCCCCGATAAAAAGGCACTCTTCGGGGCCGACCTTAAAATAGGACATGATTTTATAAATCGATTCCGGATCCGGTTTCGGTCGATCCACATCCAAGGCACTGACCACCAGATCAAACCAGGGGTCTAAGGAGAAAAGGGTCAATACCGGGCCGATGGTGGTTGTCCGATTGGTGGAAATGGCGGTCTTGGCCCAGGGACGGATAAAAGCCAGAAAGTCAAGAAGTCCCGGTTCCATTTCCATCATGCGGAAAAAAGAAGTATAATCCAAATTCTGTCGATAAAGATCAACTTGGTCTCGGAGAGAACCATCCCGAAACAAAAATTCAACCGATTCCGTGACCGTATGCATATGCACATAATGCAAAGCGGCTTCGGTCAGGGGGGGCTTTCCAAAGTGCGTTAACAGCTGATTATAGAAAAATTGATTGGACTTTCGGGAGTCAAAGAGCACTCCGTCGCAATCAAATATGATCACCTGCACTGGTGTAAGGAAACTCAGGGGCATGTCCATAAAAACGTATACGCATTTCCGGGTTTTTGGGGTCGTTGCTCAAGACGGTCAGGATTCTTTCAAATTTTCCATTTAAGCGGTTAGGCTCCAGTTCCACCACTATTTCACCCTGACCGCCGGCCGGGATGTACGGATCCCACCGTACCAGATTGGTGCCTCAGGTAAATTTAATCTTGGAGATATAGAGGGAGGAATCCCCGAAATTTTTAACGACGATGCTTCGTATGACCGATTTGGGGGGTACCAGCTCCCCGACATTTAAAGAAGTCGGATTCAAAAAAATC
Coding sequences within it:
- the pilQ gene encoding type IV pilus secretin PilQ, with the translated sequence MNRHRRLILTFFTGLLFFLFGSGDNGFSLWAKSKNPSPKPRLLLIEDQVLPDRLRVILKTSLPVSHRSFILTAPYRVVVDLSPCVLEKGHSFKIKDPLIEGLRFSQFNKKTVRIVFTFSQPATYHISTQKEKGYFLFADFPKIEPLMAKPLPPKKDRDYLPEMTIEEFKKEKNIQEYRHKEEKSLSKKPLVTFDFYMTNLHNVLRLIGETGGVNIVVGDDVKEKKVTLSLKEVPWDEALDSILDANNLKKDSRGEKTFLIITTENYKKILDDQNKRHLEAQKREEESLKNEERRQKVGKVLWNTREFQIKYVDVKLVEDLIQGSLEKEKKMASEKQPGSEKVTLTETTRILGSNVHVISVPHTNILIARGLDRELNYIENLIKKIDQPISQVMIEARIVEADANFTRDLGIRWGGAYSFANASGPFAGTIRGTETVTGTGNNYAVNLPFTTASTAFGGLGFTFASTNLNIDARIQAMEQAGRGRTISSPKVLTLDNKEATIKQGQSIPVTTRDQNNTFSTTYKDAALVLSVTPHISNIKKIRIKVKISKNEPDFTKVDSLGNPTINTKETDTEMMVNDGDTVVIGGILFKKETYLENKVPGLADIPLLGWLFKTRYKTTQDSELLIFITPKIFKTSLSERFSGEN
- a CDS encoding HAD family hydrolase, giving the protein MPLSFLTPVQVIIFDCDGVLFDSRKSNQFFYNQLLTHFGKPPLTEAALHYVHMHTVTESVEFLFRDGSLRDQVDLYRQNLDYTSFFRMMEMEPGLLDFLAFIRPWAKTAISTNRTTTIGPVLTLFSLDPWFDLVVSALDVDRPKPDPESIYKIMSYFKVGPEECLFIGDSEVDAQTALSAGVPLVAYKNEELTAALHVGGFSELTDAFKKNNHLFIPAPLVSAGES